A window of Sebastes umbrosus isolate fSebUmb1 chromosome 3, fSebUmb1.pri, whole genome shotgun sequence contains these coding sequences:
- the dnaja1 gene encoding dnaJ homolog subfamily A member 1 isoform X1 encodes MSRVTGYPSKTNMVKETGFYDTLGVKPNATPDELKRAYRKLALKYHPDKNPTEGEKFKQISQAYEILSDAKKREIYDRGGEKAIKEGGTGGGGGGGGSFASPMDIFDLFFGGGSRMHRERKGKNIVHQITVTLEDLYNGATRKLALQKNTICERCEGRGSRKGAAQMCMSCHGTGMQVRMHQLVPGMVQQVSTVCHSCQGQGQRISHKDRCKACGGRKILRQKKILEVHIDKGMRDGQKIVFHGEGDQEPGIEPGDIIIVLDQREHSLFTRKGEDLILSMELQLVEALCGFKKPVQTLDNRTLLITSHPGELIKPGDTKCVLNEGMPMYRRPFEKGRLIIHFSVVFPQANFLSNDKLKELERYLPEKLDAEQPESMDDDLYIYADLEDCDLENRKRHNHQYYYMDEDDYASTGGVQCQTS; translated from the exons GTTATCCATCAAAGACAAACATGGTCAAGGAAACAGGCTTCTACGACACATTGGGTGTGAAACCTAATGCTACTCCTGACGAACTGAAAAGGGCCTATCGCAAACTAGCTCTGAAATATCACCCTGACAAAAATCCCACAGAAGGAGAGAAG TTCAAGCAGATCTCACAGGCATATGAGATTTTGTCAGATGCCAAGAAGAGGGAGATCTATGACCGTGGAGGTGAAAAGGCTATAAAGGAAGGAGgaactggtggtggtggtggcggtggtggcaGTTTTGCATCGCCCATGGACatctttgatttgttttttggtgGGGGTAGTCGGATGCACAGAGAGCGAAAAG GAAAGAACATTGTTCATCAGATTACAGTGACACTGGAAGATCTTTATAATGGAGCTACAAGAAAACTCGCTCTCCAGAAGAATACTATTTGTGAAAGATGTGAAG GTCGTGGGAGTCGGAAAGGAGCTGCACAGATGTGCATGTCTTGCCATGGCACAGGCATGCAGGTCCGCATGCACCAACTAGTACCAGGTATGGTCCAGCAAGTGTCCACAGTGTGCCACAGCTGTCAGGGCCAAGGACAGAGAATCAGCCACAAGGACCGCTGCAAAGCATGCGGGGGTCGGAAGATCCTGCGCCAGAAGAAGATTTTGGAGGTCCACATCGACAAAG GAATGAGAGATGGCCAGAAGATCGTTTTCCACGGAGAGGGAGACCAGGAGCCAGGAATTGAGCCAGGTGATATCATCATTGTCTTGGACCAGCGAGAACATTCACTTTTCACCAG GAAAGGAGAGGATCTGATCTTGTCAATGGAGTTGCAGCTGGTTGAGGCTTTGTGTGGTTTCAAGAAGCCTGTTCAGACACTGGACAACAGAACTCTCCTCATCACCTCACATCCAG GGGAATTGATCAAACCTGGAGACACGAAGTGTGTCTTGAATGAAGGGATGCCCATGTATCGCAGGCCGTTTGAGAAGGGACGCCTTATTATTCACTTCTCG GTGGTGTTCCCACAAGCCAACTTCCTTTCCAATGACAAGCTGAAGGAGCTGGAGCGCTACCTCCCAGAGAAGCTGGATGCAGAGCAGCCAGAGAGTATGGACGACGACCTCTACATCTACGCCGATCTGGAGGACTGTGACCTTGAGAACAGAAAAAGACACAACCATCAGTACTACTACATGGATGAAGACGACTATGCCAGCACTGGTGGTGTTCAGTGCCAGACGTCTTAA
- the dnaja1 gene encoding dnaJ homolog subfamily A member 1 isoform X2: protein MVKETGFYDTLGVKPNATPDELKRAYRKLALKYHPDKNPTEGEKFKQISQAYEILSDAKKREIYDRGGEKAIKEGGTGGGGGGGGSFASPMDIFDLFFGGGSRMHRERKGKNIVHQITVTLEDLYNGATRKLALQKNTICERCEGRGSRKGAAQMCMSCHGTGMQVRMHQLVPGMVQQVSTVCHSCQGQGQRISHKDRCKACGGRKILRQKKILEVHIDKGMRDGQKIVFHGEGDQEPGIEPGDIIIVLDQREHSLFTRKGEDLILSMELQLVEALCGFKKPVQTLDNRTLLITSHPGELIKPGDTKCVLNEGMPMYRRPFEKGRLIIHFSVVFPQANFLSNDKLKELERYLPEKLDAEQPESMDDDLYIYADLEDCDLENRKRHNHQYYYMDEDDYASTGGVQCQTS from the exons ATGGTCAAGGAAACAGGCTTCTACGACACATTGGGTGTGAAACCTAATGCTACTCCTGACGAACTGAAAAGGGCCTATCGCAAACTAGCTCTGAAATATCACCCTGACAAAAATCCCACAGAAGGAGAGAAG TTCAAGCAGATCTCACAGGCATATGAGATTTTGTCAGATGCCAAGAAGAGGGAGATCTATGACCGTGGAGGTGAAAAGGCTATAAAGGAAGGAGgaactggtggtggtggtggcggtggtggcaGTTTTGCATCGCCCATGGACatctttgatttgttttttggtgGGGGTAGTCGGATGCACAGAGAGCGAAAAG GAAAGAACATTGTTCATCAGATTACAGTGACACTGGAAGATCTTTATAATGGAGCTACAAGAAAACTCGCTCTCCAGAAGAATACTATTTGTGAAAGATGTGAAG GTCGTGGGAGTCGGAAAGGAGCTGCACAGATGTGCATGTCTTGCCATGGCACAGGCATGCAGGTCCGCATGCACCAACTAGTACCAGGTATGGTCCAGCAAGTGTCCACAGTGTGCCACAGCTGTCAGGGCCAAGGACAGAGAATCAGCCACAAGGACCGCTGCAAAGCATGCGGGGGTCGGAAGATCCTGCGCCAGAAGAAGATTTTGGAGGTCCACATCGACAAAG GAATGAGAGATGGCCAGAAGATCGTTTTCCACGGAGAGGGAGACCAGGAGCCAGGAATTGAGCCAGGTGATATCATCATTGTCTTGGACCAGCGAGAACATTCACTTTTCACCAG GAAAGGAGAGGATCTGATCTTGTCAATGGAGTTGCAGCTGGTTGAGGCTTTGTGTGGTTTCAAGAAGCCTGTTCAGACACTGGACAACAGAACTCTCCTCATCACCTCACATCCAG GGGAATTGATCAAACCTGGAGACACGAAGTGTGTCTTGAATGAAGGGATGCCCATGTATCGCAGGCCGTTTGAGAAGGGACGCCTTATTATTCACTTCTCG GTGGTGTTCCCACAAGCCAACTTCCTTTCCAATGACAAGCTGAAGGAGCTGGAGCGCTACCTCCCAGAGAAGCTGGATGCAGAGCAGCCAGAGAGTATGGACGACGACCTCTACATCTACGCCGATCTGGAGGACTGTGACCTTGAGAACAGAAAAAGACACAACCATCAGTACTACTACATGGATGAAGACGACTATGCCAGCACTGGTGGTGTTCAGTGCCAGACGTCTTAA